The sequence below is a genomic window from Candidatus Oleimmundimicrobium sp..
AAAATTATTGCAAGTAAAGTTTTTGGCACGAAGCTGACACTGGATGAGAACATATTGAGCATTTATGAAACAATACTTTTCAAGGTTAGATTTGCCAGGGTTGTTCTAGCCGTTCTTGTTGGCATTGCGTTGTCGGTCGCCGGTGTAGTTTATCAGGGAATATTTAAAAATCCGATGGCCGACCCATACATTATAGGTGTATCATCCGGGGCGGCTTTGGGAGCAACGCTTGCGGCGATAGTTTTTAAAGGGTTCGGAGTGTTGGGTTTTTCGCTCGTTCCCGTACTTGCCTTTGTCGGCGCGACCATAACGATATTTTTTGTTTACAATTTAGCCAGAACGGGTACCAAGGTTCCCGTGGCAACGCTTCTTCTTGCCGGTGTTGCCATAGGGGCATTGCTTCACGCCATAACATCTTTTGTAATGGTGCTTGGAGGCAAAGACCTTCATTTCATAATATTTTGGCTCATGGGAGGATTTTCATCTAAAAACTGGGATCACGTGATGGTGGTACTCCCGTTCTTGGCGGTGGGATTACCGCTAGTTTTCTACTTTTCTAGAGATTTAAACCTCTTGCTTCTTGGTGAAGAAAGAGCCCAGCAGCTTGGAATCGAAGCCGAAAAAATAAAGAAAATACTAATCGTGGTGGCTTCTTTGTTGGCAGCTTCGGCGGTCGCGGTTAGCGGAATAGTTGGTTTTGTTGGTTTAATTGTGCCACACATGGTTCGTTTAGTAACCGGCCCCGACCACAAAATTTTAATTCCTTGTTCCGCTTTATTTGGAGCATCTTTTGTTGTTTTCTCCGATTTGTTAGCGAGGACATTGATGGCCCCGACCGAAATTCCCCTAGGCGTAATAACGGCCCTTTTTGGAGCACCGTTTTTTATTTACTTATTAAAGAGAAGCAAGAGAGGTTTATTTTAGATGCTGGAACTTAAGAATGTTCACTGCGACTATGGTAATGGGGAAGAAATCATAAAGGGCATTAGCTTATCTGTTAGCAAAGGTGAGTTTGTGGGCATAGTTGGGCCCAACGGCTGTGGAAAATCCACCTTGGTTAAAGGAATTTCGGGCGTTCTTAAAAGCAAAGGAGAAATTTTAATTGAAGGCAAAAGTTTGGTAAATTTGTCAGCAACTCAAATTGCAAGGAAACTCGCGGTGGTTCCACAAAGTTTTCATACGGAGTTCTCTTTTACGGTCTATGAGATAGTTTCAATGGGAAGGACCCCATATCTTGGAAGATTTCGTGCTGAAACTTCAGAAGACTTTTTTGCAATAGAGCGCGCCATGAAAGCTACGGATACATTTCATCTTGCTAACAGAAAGATTAATGAACTTTCCGGTGGGGAGAAACAGAGGGTGGTGATCGCCCAAGCAATTGCTCAGGAGCCAAAAATTTTGATTTTAGATGAGCCAACCTCACATCTGGACATAAATTATCAACTTGAAATCATGGAACTTGTAAAAAAATTAAATATTGAAGGGCTAATCGTTATCGTAGTTATCCATGATCTTAATTTAGCTGCGATCTATTGTGAAAGACTCGTTATATTGAAAGACGGCATAATTCTTGATGATGGACCAATCGACCAAGTCTTAACCACCGAAAATATTTCCAAAGCTTTTGGGGTAGATGTTTTGGTTCATCGCAATCCATTAACGGGAAAACGTTATATTACAACTATTCCAAAGACAGACAGGTTGGGGGAGACGAACGGGATAAAGGCGCATATAATTTGCGGTAGCGGAGCAGGCGTTTCGATAATGCATGACCTAAAAAAGATGGGCTATTGTGTTTCAGTGGGAGTTTTAAATGTGTTGGATACTGACGAAGAAGTTGCTGAAAAAATTGGGGTTGAAGTTATATCGGAAGCACCTTTTTCATCAATTTCCGATGAAGCGTTTAAATTAAATTTAGAGGCAATTAAAGAAGTTGATTTTGTGGTGTTGGCAAATATTCCTATAGGTGAAGGGAACTACAAAAATTTGTTGGCAACAGAAAGAGCTATGAAAATGGGAAAAAAGGTAATCATCTTAGAAAAAACGCCGATTGAAGAGAGAGATTATACGGGGGGGGAAGCCTCAAAATTAATTGAGGTACTTTACCAACAA
It includes:
- a CDS encoding iron chelate uptake ABC transporter family permease subunit produces the protein MHKFKGKNIIYILFLLVLLGGIIILAASLGAVSIPFVTTLKIIASKVFGTKLTLDENILSIYETILFKVRFARVVLAVLVGIALSVAGVVYQGIFKNPMADPYIIGVSSGAALGATLAAIVFKGFGVLGFSLVPVLAFVGATITIFFVYNLARTGTKVPVATLLLAGVAIGALLHAITSFVMVLGGKDLHFIIFWLMGGFSSKNWDHVMVVLPFLAVGLPLVFYFSRDLNLLLLGEERAQQLGIEAEKIKKILIVVASLLAASAVAVSGIVGFVGLIVPHMVRLVTGPDHKILIPCSALFGASFVVFSDLLARTLMAPTEIPLGVITALFGAPFFIYLLKRSKRGLF
- a CDS encoding ABC transporter ATP-binding protein, producing the protein MLELKNVHCDYGNGEEIIKGISLSVSKGEFVGIVGPNGCGKSTLVKGISGVLKSKGEILIEGKSLVNLSATQIARKLAVVPQSFHTEFSFTVYEIVSMGRTPYLGRFRAETSEDFFAIERAMKATDTFHLANRKINELSGGEKQRVVIAQAIAQEPKILILDEPTSHLDINYQLEIMELVKKLNIEGLIVIVVIHDLNLAAIYCERLVILKDGIILDDGPIDQVLTTENISKAFGVDVLVHRNPLTGKRYITTIPKTDRLGETNGIKAHIICGSGAGVSIMHDLKKMGYCVSVGVLNVLDTDEEVAEKIGVEVISEAPFSSISDEAFKLNLEAIKEVDFVVLANIPIGEGNYKNLLATERAMKMGKKVIILEKTPIEERDYTGGEASKLIEVLYQQGAIKAKNNNDILKAMGEKS